One Calditrichia bacterium DNA window includes the following coding sequences:
- a CDS encoding sigma 54-interacting transcriptional regulator: protein MKLETKMPSSEQKIDQLTHENQLLREQVQDYEKVYRVLEAVSSSLNVNELIEHITNEALQLCVADQGAILLFDPAGESEAKTLIRRAENADVKLDHFLNMLLGGWVTKHNQSYLSDNITELIGDKFIKDKYRSISSVLSVPLKTGGEIIGVLNLIRQNGQPFAERELRLLTVLATIFGQFIHNARFHDEIFNETLRLRQEVQERYDYHGIIGSSPQMRSVFALLERVVPTDARVIIEGESGTGKELIAKVIHYNGPRATKPFVAIDCGALPANLLEGELFGYLKGAFTGAIRDKKGLFEVANGGTLFLDEIANMPLEVQSKFLRAIQESEIRPLGSTQTKKVDVRIISAGSSELNEKIKSGEFRQDLFYRLNVVAIKLPPLKDRKGDVAILADHFLEKLAKRHNKSIKGFKPDTLAHLEAYQWPGNVRELENILERMVILADEPHDLLPVELLPNEIRPVDVPTRFGDPDANAPDIKVRKEAYEKTMLLEALTRNDWNQSAAARELGISERSVRYKMQKLGLEKP, encoded by the coding sequence ATGAAATTGGAAACAAAAATGCCATCGAGCGAACAAAAAATTGATCAATTGACCCATGAAAATCAACTGCTCCGCGAGCAGGTTCAGGATTACGAAAAAGTTTATCGCGTGTTGGAAGCGGTCAGCTCATCGCTGAATGTGAATGAGCTGATTGAACACATCACCAACGAGGCATTGCAACTGTGTGTGGCGGATCAGGGGGCGATTCTGCTGTTCGATCCCGCAGGAGAAAGTGAAGCCAAAACGCTCATTCGCCGCGCGGAAAATGCGGATGTGAAGCTGGATCATTTTTTGAATATGCTGCTCGGCGGTTGGGTGACGAAACACAATCAATCGTATTTATCTGACAATATTACAGAGCTTATTGGCGATAAATTTATTAAAGATAAATACCGGAGTATCAGCTCCGTGCTCAGCGTTCCGCTGAAAACCGGAGGGGAAATTATTGGCGTGCTCAACCTCATTCGCCAAAACGGACAACCGTTTGCCGAGCGCGAATTGCGGTTGCTAACGGTTTTGGCAACCATCTTCGGGCAGTTCATCCACAACGCCCGTTTTCACGATGAGATTTTTAATGAAACGTTGCGGCTGCGGCAGGAAGTGCAGGAGCGATACGATTATCACGGGATTATCGGTAGCAGCCCGCAAATGCGCTCTGTTTTTGCGCTGCTGGAACGGGTCGTTCCGACCGATGCCCGCGTGATCATCGAGGGAGAAAGCGGTACTGGAAAAGAGCTGATTGCCAAAGTGATTCATTATAACGGCCCGCGTGCCACAAAGCCGTTTGTGGCGATCGACTGCGGTGCGTTGCCGGCAAATTTGCTGGAAGGCGAGTTGTTTGGTTATCTGAAAGGCGCGTTCACCGGTGCCATCCGAGATAAAAAAGGGCTGTTCGAAGTCGCCAACGGCGGCACGCTGTTTCTGGATGAAATCGCCAACATGCCGTTGGAAGTGCAGAGCAAATTTCTCCGCGCCATTCAGGAAAGCGAAATTCGTCCGCTCGGCAGCACCCAAACCAAAAAAGTGGATGTGCGGATCATTTCCGCCGGCAGCAGCGAGTTGAATGAAAAAATTAAATCCGGCGAATTCCGGCAGGATCTTTTTTACCGGCTGAACGTGGTTGCCATTAAATTGCCACCGCTGAAAGATCGCAAAGGCGATGTGGCTATTCTCGCCGATCATTTTTTGGAAAAATTAGCCAAACGGCACAATAAATCCATCAAAGGGTTTAAGCCGGATACGCTGGCGCATCTGGAGGCGTATCAATGGCCGGGAAATGTGCGGGAGCTGGAAAATATTCTGGAGCGAATGGTGATTTTGGCGGATGAGCCACACGATCTTCTGCCGGTGGAATTGTTGCCCAACGAGATTCGTCCGGTAGATGTGCCGACCCGTTTCGGCGATCCGGATGCCAATGCACCGGACATCAAAGTGCGCAAAGAGGCATACGAAAAAACAATGTTGCTGGAGGCGCTCACCCGCAACGACTGGAACCAGTCTGCCGCCGCGCGGGAACTGGGCATTTCCGAACGCAGCGTGCGATACAAAATGCAAAAACTTGGGCTGGAAAAACCGTAG
- a CDS encoding DUF4097 family beta strand repeat protein produces MHQNQRISVSKLLVFTVAILFFAASGCDHDPIYGDNYGRRYTASEDFSFDLSVTEYLSLKVIGLNGDIEIIGDPQLTGQCLLSGEKQVESDSRGDALRELDYLQVKIVREASQLVIQTDQPESSRGREYTVNYVVRIPVNWTTEVELLNGNISISDMTNAVRATHSNGNITISNIEHDVVADLTNGNITLENINGNVETALVNGNISAEVILSDEEFCKLHVVNGSISLRIPVVTSAELSAGTTNGTIRLVNLLLENANFGEHSVTGMLNGGAGKIHLQTVNGSIVITGF; encoded by the coding sequence ATGCACCAAAATCAACGCATTTCTGTCTCGAAGCTGCTGGTTTTCACCGTTGCAATTTTATTTTTTGCCGCTTCCGGCTGCGATCATGATCCGATTTACGGTGACAACTATGGCAGACGTTACACCGCGAGTGAAGATTTTTCCTTTGACCTTTCCGTTACAGAATATTTATCCCTCAAAGTGATTGGATTAAATGGCGACATCGAAATTATCGGCGATCCACAGTTAACCGGGCAATGCCTGCTCTCGGGCGAAAAACAGGTTGAATCCGACAGTCGCGGCGATGCGCTTCGTGAATTGGACTATTTACAGGTGAAGATTGTGCGGGAAGCGAGCCAATTGGTTATTCAAACCGATCAGCCGGAAAGCTCTCGCGGGCGCGAATACACCGTAAATTATGTGGTGCGAATTCCCGTCAATTGGACGACAGAAGTTGAATTGCTGAACGGGAATATTTCCATTTCAGATATGACGAATGCCGTCCGGGCGACTCACAGCAACGGCAATATTACTATTTCTAACATTGAACATGATGTTGTAGCAGATTTGACCAACGGCAACATTACACTGGAAAATATTAACGGCAATGTGGAAACTGCGTTGGTAAACGGCAATATTTCCGCAGAAGTTATTTTATCCGACGAAGAATTTTGCAAATTGCACGTGGTAAACGGCTCTATTTCGTTGCGAATCCCTGTTGTAACATCGGCGGAACTTAGTGCCGGCACAACCAACGGCACCATCCGGCTGGTTAATTTGCTATTGGAAAATGCGAATTTTGGGGAGCATTCGGTCACCGGAATGTTGAATGGCGGCGCGGGAAAAATTCACTTGCAAACCGTCAACGGATCGATTGTTATAACTGGATTTTGA
- a CDS encoding acyltransferase, with protein sequence MKVGYFQFRPRFGNIQHNLKTVVNALKSVEADLIVLPELPFSGYHFRDRAETLTLSENPQQSPTVATLIDLCRSRNLHIVTGFAEKQADKCFNSALLIGPEGLLHTYRKIHLFSGEKHCFDPGDTPLSVQNVRGATIGIMVCFDWIFPEVTRTLAVLGADIICHPSNLVLAYCQQTMLSRCLENNIFAITCNRFGKDVRPHGELRFTGKSQVVAPKGVLLNRAPSQKTTLFITEINPELARQKSITATNDILGDRRPEFYEPLTS encoded by the coding sequence ATGAAAGTGGGATATTTCCAGTTTCGCCCCCGTTTCGGCAACATTCAGCACAACCTGAAAACCGTTGTAAATGCGCTTAAATCTGTGGAAGCAGATTTGATTGTGTTGCCGGAATTGCCGTTTTCCGGCTACCATTTCCGGGATCGGGCGGAAACCCTGACGTTATCGGAAAACCCGCAACAATCGCCAACGGTTGCCACGCTGATCGACCTTTGCCGCAGCCGTAATTTGCACATCGTTACCGGATTTGCAGAAAAGCAGGCGGATAAATGCTTTAACAGCGCCCTGCTGATCGGTCCGGAAGGTTTGCTGCACACCTATCGGAAAATTCATTTGTTCAGTGGAGAAAAACACTGTTTCGATCCCGGCGACACACCGTTATCGGTGCAAAACGTGCGCGGCGCAACCATCGGCATTATGGTTTGTTTCGACTGGATTTTTCCGGAAGTTACCCGTACGCTGGCAGTTTTGGGTGCGGATATTATTTGCCATCCATCGAATCTGGTGCTGGCATATTGCCAGCAAACCATGTTATCGCGTTGTTTGGAGAACAATATTTTTGCAATCACCTGCAACCGTTTCGGGAAAGACGTTCGCCCGCACGGCGAATTGCGTTTCACCGGAAAAAGCCAGGTTGTCGCACCAAAAGGCGTATTGCTGAACCGCGCGCCATCTCAAAAAACGACGTTGTTCATCACAGAAATAAATCCGGAATTGGCACGGCAAAAATCCATCACCGCAACCAACGATATTCTTGGCGACCGTCGCCCGGAATTTTATGAACCGCTGACATCGTGA
- a CDS encoding zinc-binding dehydrogenase codes for MNALVFEKPDGIDALAFREVDYPKPAAGEVVVKVEASALNHRDVWITQGLYAGIKTPIILGSDGAGTVYELGENVPENWLHKPVLINPSLNWGDNLRAQQKKFRILGLPDNGVQAEFVCVPVENIVQKPDYLSFAEAAAIPLAGLTGYRALFTQGNLQAGQTVLITGIGGGVASLMLLMAVAAGANVLVTSGNEEKIERAKSAGAIGGANYRSDDWAEKISAAAGENGVDLIIDSAGGEGFDNLLNIVNPGGKIVFFGATAGNPPGINLRKIFWKQVTVQGTTMGTQTDFSEMVHFFEKHHIHPLVDGPFDWQDYPDAFRRMASGEQFGKIVVRHDVSGS; via the coding sequence ATGAACGCGCTTGTTTTCGAAAAGCCCGATGGCATCGATGCACTGGCATTTCGGGAAGTTGATTATCCAAAACCGGCAGCCGGTGAAGTTGTCGTTAAAGTTGAAGCATCTGCACTTAATCACCGAGATGTCTGGATTACTCAGGGATTGTATGCCGGCATCAAAACGCCAATTATTTTAGGCTCGGATGGCGCTGGAACGGTATACGAATTGGGCGAAAATGTGCCGGAAAACTGGCTCCACAAACCGGTTCTTATAAATCCGTCGCTCAATTGGGGCGACAATCTGCGGGCGCAACAGAAAAAATTTCGCATTTTAGGTTTGCCGGATAACGGCGTTCAGGCGGAATTTGTGTGTGTGCCGGTAGAAAATATTGTGCAAAAACCGGATTATCTGAGCTTCGCTGAAGCCGCAGCCATCCCGTTGGCGGGGCTGACCGGATACCGGGCGCTATTCACTCAGGGCAATTTGCAAGCCGGACAAACCGTGCTCATCACCGGTATTGGCGGTGGCGTTGCTTCGCTGATGCTGCTGATGGCGGTTGCAGCCGGCGCAAATGTGCTGGTTACATCCGGCAACGAAGAAAAGATCGAACGGGCGAAATCTGCCGGAGCGATCGGCGGGGCCAATTATCGCAGTGACGATTGGGCAGAAAAAATTAGTGCTGCAGCCGGTGAAAATGGGGTAGATTTGATTATCGATAGTGCCGGTGGCGAAGGATTTGATAACCTGTTAAATATCGTCAATCCGGGCGGGAAAATTGTGTTCTTCGGAGCGACTGCCGGAAATCCGCCGGGTATCAATTTGCGCAAAATTTTCTGGAAACAGGTGACCGTACAGGGCACAACCATGGGCACTCAAACAGATTTTTCAGAAATGGTACATTTTTTTGAAAAACACCACATTCATCCGCTGGTTGACGGTCCGTTCGATTGGCAGGATTACCCCGATGCATTCCGGCGCATGGCATCCGGTGAGCAATTCGGGAAAATCGTGGTGCGTCACGATGTCAGCGGTTCATAA
- a CDS encoding PQQ-dependent sugar dehydrogenase, whose translation MRKHMNTISKLLILLMVASINMYSQVTLDVAFPNLTFSRPVDLQNASDGTNRIFVVEQSGIIRVFPNDPSVATAAIFLDIRNKVDDSSNEEGLLGLAFHPDFPDSAYFYINYTATNPNRSVIARYAISQNDPNAADPNSELVLLEIDKPYSNHNAGALAFGPNDGFLYITTGDGGDGGDPLNNGQNRSTLLGSILRIDVDSIENGKNYAIPEDNPFKGNSSGWREEIFAYGLRNPWRISFDPETGWLWAGEVGQNQIEEVNIIENGKNYGWRLMEGNQCYNPPNCDTAGLTLPIWQYTHSLGQSITGGYVYRGSEIEEWVGSYVYADYVSGRIWLLNYDGSSPATNALYDDTNLFISSFGVDESRELYLCAFNGRIYRFNANPNGVTPEPSLPQGFRLRQNFPNPFNPATNIPFELTQNASVKLAILDANGREVINWNWSQLTPGNHSVNWSGVNFRNEPVAGGSYFYRLTVDGRHSQTRKLTLVK comes from the coding sequence ATGAGGAAACATATGAATACAATTTCCAAATTATTGATACTATTAATGGTTGCATCGATAAATATGTACAGCCAGGTTACGCTGGATGTGGCTTTCCCGAATCTCACTTTCAGTCGCCCGGTCGATTTGCAGAATGCCAGTGATGGCACCAATCGCATTTTTGTGGTCGAACAATCGGGAATCATCCGCGTTTTCCCCAACGATCCGTCAGTTGCGACTGCGGCAATTTTTTTGGATATCCGCAATAAAGTGGATGATTCCAGCAACGAAGAAGGGTTACTGGGACTGGCGTTTCACCCGGATTTTCCGGACAGCGCCTATTTTTACATCAACTACACGGCAACCAACCCCAATCGCAGCGTCATTGCGCGATACGCCATTTCGCAAAACGACCCAAATGCAGCCGACCCCAACAGTGAGTTGGTGCTGCTGGAAATCGACAAGCCATATAGCAATCACAACGCGGGTGCGCTGGCTTTTGGCCCGAATGACGGTTTTCTCTACATCACCACTGGCGATGGCGGCGATGGCGGCGATCCGTTAAACAACGGCCAAAACCGTTCAACGCTGTTGGGATCTATTTTGCGAATCGATGTGGATAGCATCGAGAATGGCAAAAACTATGCAATTCCGGAAGATAACCCATTCAAAGGAAACAGCAGCGGCTGGCGCGAAGAAATTTTTGCCTACGGATTGCGCAATCCCTGGCGGATCAGCTTTGATCCGGAAACCGGCTGGTTGTGGGCCGGCGAAGTGGGTCAAAACCAAATTGAGGAAGTTAATATTATCGAAAATGGCAAAAATTATGGCTGGCGACTGATGGAGGGAAATCAGTGTTACAATCCGCCAAATTGTGATACAGCCGGGCTAACGCTCCCTATTTGGCAATATACGCACAGTTTGGGACAGTCAATTACCGGCGGATATGTCTATCGCGGCAGCGAAATTGAGGAATGGGTTGGCAGTTACGTTTATGCAGATTATGTCAGCGGGCGAATTTGGCTGCTCAACTATGATGGCAGCTCACCCGCCACAAATGCTTTGTATGATGATACGAATTTGTTCATTTCCAGTTTTGGCGTGGACGAATCGCGCGAATTGTATCTTTGCGCATTTAACGGGAGAATTTACCGCTTTAATGCGAACCCGAACGGTGTAACGCCGGAACCGTCGTTGCCGCAGGGGTTCAGGCTTCGGCAAAATTTTCCCAATCCGTTCAATCCTGCAACAAATATTCCGTTCGAATTAACGCAGAATGCGTCCGTAAAACTGGCAATTCTGGATGCCAACGGACGGGAAGTGATCAACTGGAATTGGTCGCAGCTTACGCCGGGAAACCACTCGGTTAATTGGAGCGGCGTTAATTTTCGAAATGAACCGGTTGCCGGTGGCAGCTATTTTTATCGGTTGACAGTGGATGGGCGGCACAGCCAAACGCGCAAATTAACGCTGGTTAAATAG
- a CDS encoding M48 family metallopeptidase, with translation MNTYAIIILATLLLSYILDLITELLNLKALRDELPTEFSDVFDQEKYRKSQEYTRVKTRFGLIYATFSLIVTLVFWFSGGFNWLDLLVRQWGFSEIFTGLFYIGILLIANTVLNLPFSIYSTFVIEARFGFNKTTPKTFVLDMLKGLLLGVVIGGALLGGILAFFQFAGANAWLYCWIAVTLFTIFMQFIAPTWIMPLFNKFTPLEDGELRREIMNYAQKVHFPLDNLFVMDGSKRSAKSNAFFTGFGKHKRIALFDTLIEKHSVAELVAILAHEIGHYKKKHILQGMIISILHTGVMFFLLSIFLNHSGLFDAFYMENMSIYAGFIFFGMLFSPISEILGIFMQMFSRKNEFEADQFAAETTQNSSNMISALKKLSANNLSNLTPHPFYVFLNYSHPPVLERIRALRSLQL, from the coding sequence ATGAACACATACGCCATTATCATTTTAGCCACTCTGCTGTTGAGCTACATTTTGGATTTAATCACCGAATTGCTGAATTTAAAGGCATTGCGAGACGAGTTACCAACGGAATTTAGCGATGTTTTTGATCAGGAAAAATATCGGAAATCGCAGGAATACACCCGCGTCAAAACGCGTTTCGGGCTGATTTACGCCACATTTAGCCTGATCGTTACGCTGGTTTTCTGGTTTTCCGGCGGATTCAATTGGCTGGATTTGCTGGTTCGCCAGTGGGGTTTTAGCGAGATTTTCACCGGGTTGTTTTACATTGGCATTTTGCTGATTGCCAACACCGTTTTAAATCTGCCTTTTTCCATCTATTCCACATTTGTTATTGAAGCCCGTTTCGGTTTCAACAAAACCACGCCCAAAACTTTTGTGCTGGATATGCTGAAAGGGCTGTTGCTGGGTGTTGTGATCGGCGGTGCGCTGCTCGGCGGCATTCTGGCGTTTTTCCAATTTGCCGGTGCAAACGCCTGGCTGTATTGCTGGATCGCGGTGACGCTGTTTACCATTTTCATGCAATTTATTGCGCCAACCTGGATTATGCCGCTGTTCAACAAATTTACACCGCTGGAAGATGGCGAGTTGCGCCGCGAAATCATGAATTATGCCCAAAAAGTGCATTTCCCGCTGGATAATTTATTTGTGATGGATGGCTCCAAACGATCGGCGAAATCCAATGCATTTTTTACAGGATTTGGCAAACACAAACGCATTGCACTGTTTGATACGCTGATTGAAAAACACAGCGTTGCGGAACTTGTGGCAATTTTGGCGCATGAGATCGGGCATTATAAAAAGAAGCATATTTTACAGGGCATGATTATCAGCATTTTACACACCGGTGTGATGTTCTTTCTGCTGTCGATTTTTTTGAACCACAGCGGATTATTTGATGCATTTTATATGGAAAATATGTCCATTTATGCCGGATTCATTTTTTTCGGGATGCTGTTTTCGCCGATCAGCGAAATTTTGGGAATTTTTATGCAGATGTTTTCTCGCAAAAATGAATTTGAAGCCGACCAATTTGCTGCGGAAACCACTCAAAATTCATCGAATATGATCAGCGCATTGAAGAAACTTTCGGCGAACAACCTATCCAACCTTACGCCTCACCCATTTTATGTTTTCCTCAACTATTCACATCCGCCGGTTTTGGAACGCATTCGGGCATTGCGGAGCCTGCAGCTTTAA
- a CDS encoding T9SS type A sorting domain-containing protein: protein MTPFGQLFGIVAGDDLQGLKDNAYAASQKALSVGFIDVPVGIGDDDQLPTVFSLEQNYPNPFNPSTTLKYALPTNADVRLEIYNVLGQLVKVLVDADQTAGFKTAIWDGTNQYGEKVASGIYIYRIKAADFVQSKKMILMK, encoded by the coding sequence GTGACACCGTTTGGGCAACTTTTCGGTATCGTCGCTGGTGATGACCTTCAGGGTCTGAAAGACAACGCCTATGCTGCCAGCCAGAAAGCGCTTTCGGTAGGCTTTATTGATGTTCCGGTTGGTATCGGTGATGACGATCAGTTGCCGACAGTATTCTCACTGGAACAAAACTACCCGAACCCCTTCAACCCGAGCACCACGTTGAAGTATGCATTACCGACCAACGCTGATGTTCGGTTGGAAATCTACAACGTTCTGGGTCAGTTGGTAAAAGTACTGGTAGATGCAGACCAGACCGCCGGATTCAAAACGGCTATCTGGGATGGCACCAACCAATACGGCGAAAAAGTTGCTAGCGGTATCTACATCTATCGCATCAAAGCAGCTGATTTCGTTCAGTCCAAGAAAATGATCCTGATGAAGTAA